A window of the Phaseolus vulgaris cultivar G19833 chromosome 5, P. vulgaris v2.0, whole genome shotgun sequence genome harbors these coding sequences:
- the LOC137835137 gene encoding 14-3-3-like protein D, which translates to MATFSKERDNFVYAAKLAEQAERYDEMVDAMKKVAKLDVELSVEERNLFSVGYKNVVGSRRASWRILSSIEQKEESKGNELNVRRIRDYRHKVELELSNICSDIMIILDEHLIPSTNIAESTVFYYKMKGDYYRYLAEFKAGNEKKEVADQSLKAYQTAATTAESELQPTHPIRLGLALNFSVFYYEIMNSPERACHLAKQAFDDAVSELDTLNEESYKDGTLILQLLRDNLTLWTSDIPEEGEDQKMDDTARNGQGEDELGR; encoded by the exons ATGGctaccttctccaaggaacgcGACAACTTTGTATATGCTGCCAAGTTAGCTGAACAAGCTGAACGATATGATG AAATGGTGGATGCGATGAAGAAGGTGGCGAAGTTGGACGTTGAGCTGAGTGTGGAAGAGAGGAACTTGTTCTCTGTTGGATACAAAAATGTGGTGGGGTCACGGAGAGCTTCATGGAGGATCTTGTCATCGATAGAGCAGAAAGAGGAGTCAAAAGGGAATGAGTTGAATGTTAGGCGCATCAGGGATTATAGGCACAAGGTGGAGTTGGAGCTGTCTAACATTTGCAGTGACATTATGATAATTTTAGATGAGCATCTTATTCCATCCACTAATATTGCGGAGTCCACAGTGTTTTATTATAAGAT GAAAGGAGACTATTACCGGTATTTGGCAGAATTCAAAGCTGGTAATGAAAAGAAAGAGGTAGCAGATCAGTCACTTAAAGCATATCAG ACAGCTGCTACCACTGCTGAGAGTGAATTACAACCTACACATCCTATTCGTTTGGGTCTGGCTCTAAATTTCTCTGTGTTTTATTATGAGATAATGAATTCACCTGAAAG GGCCTGCCATCTTGCTAAGCAAGCCTTTGATGATGCTGTCTCAGAGCTAGATACCCTGAATGAGGAATCTTACAAGGATGGCACCTTGATCTTGCAGCTGTTGAGGGATAACCTTACCTTATGGACTTCTGATATCCCCGAAGAGGGTG